In Flammeovirgaceae bacterium 311, one DNA window encodes the following:
- a CDS encoding ApbE family lipoprotein (COG1477 Membrane-associated lipoprotein involved in thiamine biosynthesis) translates to MSPTQRKNIIYSLVLAAAFLAIWGYRQLSQPSAAREVSNLKKIALQGTTMGTTYSVKYMDARGRNFKPSVDSLLEAFNMSMSTYIPESEISRFNQDALLKYESPFFYPVLSKSREIHQKTGGAFDPTVGPLVNAWGFGPEGRQTPPDAVVDSLLRLVNYDSVFFDSISICKMQKGMKLDFSAIAKGYGVDVVADFIADKGIENLFVEIGGEVMARGVNERGEPWRVGVNYPTENPDEQGRAQAIVSLHNQAIATSGNYRNYYEKDGIKYSHTISPVTGRPVRHSLLSASVFAPDCMTADAYATAFMVMGLDKAKELLAREKGLLAYFIYSDENGELQTWASARIEDQIKILATP, encoded by the coding sequence GTGTCACCCACTCAACGTAAAAATATTATTTATTCACTGGTGCTGGCGGCAGCTTTTCTGGCCATCTGGGGCTATCGCCAATTAAGCCAGCCAAGTGCTGCCCGGGAAGTAAGCAACCTCAAAAAGATTGCATTACAGGGCACTACCATGGGCACTACCTACTCGGTAAAATACATGGATGCCCGGGGGCGTAACTTTAAGCCTTCGGTAGATTCCCTGCTGGAGGCATTCAACATGTCTATGTCTACCTATATTCCCGAGTCTGAAATAAGCCGCTTTAATCAGGACGCGCTGTTAAAATACGAGAGTCCTTTCTTTTACCCGGTTCTCAGTAAGAGCAGGGAGATCCATCAGAAAACCGGGGGAGCTTTTGATCCTACGGTAGGCCCGCTGGTAAATGCCTGGGGTTTTGGGCCCGAAGGGCGGCAGACTCCCCCTGATGCAGTAGTAGATTCTTTGCTGCGGCTGGTGAACTATGACAGTGTTTTTTTCGATTCCATCTCTATCTGCAAAATGCAGAAAGGCATGAAGCTGGATTTCAGTGCTATTGCCAAGGGCTATGGTGTGGATGTTGTTGCAGATTTTATTGCTGATAAAGGCATTGAAAACCTGTTTGTAGAGATTGGCGGCGAAGTGATGGCCAGAGGCGTAAATGAACGCGGAGAGCCCTGGCGGGTGGGGGTAAACTACCCTACCGAAAATCCCGATGAACAAGGCAGGGCACAGGCCATAGTTTCGCTGCACAACCAGGCCATTGCCACCTCAGGCAACTACCGCAATTACTATGAGAAAGATGGTATTAAGTATTCCCATACCATCAGCCCGGTTACAGGCAGACCGGTGCGGCACAGCCTCTTAAGCGCCTCTGTATTTGCCCCCGACTGCATGACGGCCGATGCTTATGCAACAGCCTTTATGGTAATGGGCCTGGACAAAGCAAAGGAATTACTGGCCAGAGAAAAAGGTCTGCTGGCTTACTTTATCTACAGCGACGAAAATGGAGAACTACAGACCTGGGCATCTGCAAGGATTGAAGATCAGATTAAAATTTTAGCCACTCCCTAA
- a CDS encoding Tellurite resistance protein TehB (COG0500 SAM-dependent methyltransferases), with translation MPTTKEWFGEWFNSPYYHVLYKHRDLEDARFFINNLVRYFSFTPQDKILDLACGKGRHSIYLNHLGYDVTGLDLSVQNINAARKSENERLHFDVHDMRQVYRERYFDFVLNLFTSFGYFESDADHQKAICAAAKALMPEGKLLIDFLNPYHVLNNLVPEEEKEVEDLQFHITRHLNSSGFIVKDIRFTDMGDTFHFQEKVKAIPYERFLAYFEVAGLQLQETFGNYALEPYKARESERMIFVLHNKPNQARC, from the coding sequence ATGCCTACCACTAAAGAATGGTTTGGTGAGTGGTTTAATTCACCTTATTATCATGTACTGTACAAACACCGGGACCTGGAAGATGCCCGCTTTTTCATCAATAACCTGGTAAGGTACTTTAGCTTTACACCACAAGATAAAATACTGGATCTTGCCTGCGGCAAAGGCCGCCACAGCATATACCTGAACCATTTAGGCTATGATGTAACCGGCCTGGACCTTAGTGTGCAGAACATCAATGCTGCCAGAAAATCTGAAAATGAGCGGCTCCACTTTGATGTACACGATATGCGGCAGGTATACCGGGAGCGCTATTTTGATTTTGTGCTGAACCTCTTTACTTCTTTTGGTTACTTCGAATCTGATGCTGATCATCAAAAAGCAATTTGTGCTGCCGCAAAGGCTTTGATGCCGGAGGGTAAGCTGCTCATTGATTTTTTAAACCCCTACCATGTGCTCAACAACCTGGTACCGGAAGAGGAAAAAGAAGTAGAAGACCTGCAGTTTCATATTACCCGGCATTTGAATAGTAGTGGATTTATTGTAAAGGACATTCGCTTTACAGACATGGGCGATACTTTCCATTTTCAGGAAAAGGTAAAGGCAATTCCCTACGAGCGCTTTTTAGCTTATTTTGAAGTTGCCGGGCTCCAGCTACAGGAAACTTTTGGCAACTATGCCCTGGAACCTTATAAGGCCAGAGAATCGGAACGTATGATTTTTGTATTGCACAACAAACCTAACCAAGCCCGGTGCTAA
- a CDS encoding zinc/iron permease has protein sequence MLSYILILFFTALTAGLAVLWVPVMEGRVYKLMLVFAGSYLFAITVVHLLPELMRTSGSDSSHVGMLVLAGFFLQLLLEYLSGGVEHGHLHAAGSGHQGNDHHHHGITPATLLIALCIHAFLEGTLLLHPADNGHAHQTDSLLAGIVLHKAPAAFALMSVLLHQLHKRWAITSLVIFALASPAGLVVSELIQSDRAGWDIMTHWIYPLVAGSFLHISTTIFFENSPEHNFNLHKLLVSIGGALLAAMTEFVG, from the coding sequence GTGCTAAGCTATATACTGATCTTATTTTTTACAGCCTTAACAGCAGGTCTTGCTGTACTCTGGGTACCTGTGATGGAGGGCAGGGTGTATAAGCTGATGCTGGTATTTGCAGGCTCTTACCTGTTTGCCATTACCGTTGTGCACCTGCTGCCTGAGCTGATGCGTACCTCCGGCTCCGATAGCAGCCACGTTGGCATGCTGGTACTGGCAGGCTTTTTTCTGCAGTTATTGCTCGAATATCTATCGGGGGGTGTGGAACACGGACACCTGCATGCTGCCGGCAGTGGCCACCAGGGTAATGATCATCATCACCATGGCATCACGCCGGCTACTTTGCTCATTGCCCTTTGCATCCATGCTTTTCTGGAAGGCACCCTGCTGCTGCACCCAGCCGATAACGGCCATGCGCACCAAACCGACAGCCTGCTGGCAGGCATTGTGCTGCACAAGGCACCGGCAGCATTTGCCCTTATGTCTGTGCTGCTGCACCAGCTGCATAAGCGCTGGGCCATTACCTCTCTGGTAATTTTTGCCCTTGCTTCTCCTGCAGGGCTGGTGGTGAGTGAGCTGATTCAGAGCGACAGGGCCGGCTGGGATATTATGACCCATTGGATTTACCCGCTGGTTGCAGGCAGCTTCCTGCACATAAGTACTACGATATTCTTTGAAAACAGCCCCGAACATAACTTTAACCTGCACAAACTACTGGTAAGCATTGGCGGTGCGCTGCTTGCTGCCATGACGGAGTTTGTTGGGTAA
- a CDS encoding pas/pac sensor signal transduction histidine kinase (COG0642 Signal transduction histidine kinase) codes for MKKYNRLLENQLREYLPAAPTAELEPLLEVISQTYADFERDHRLIEHAMNQNTKELLAANEELQKTNSELDRFVYSVSHDLRAPIASVLGLIQITKNENDPEIRQQYFMLMESSLKRLDSFIHDIIDYSRNNRTDSRPVQISFEELTEDVASSLRYMPDAATIELIKDFSEEIPFYTDRQRLKVILTNLFSNAVCYYNPRQPKPHIIIKVSTTKESASIEVSDNGIGIEEEYLPRIFDMFFRAHQESKGSGLGLYIVKETVTKLGGSIRVDSTFRKGTSFSISLPNKKPA; via the coding sequence ATGAAAAAATATAATCGCCTGCTGGAAAACCAGCTGCGGGAATACCTTCCTGCTGCTCCAACTGCTGAACTGGAGCCACTTCTGGAGGTTATTAGTCAAACTTACGCTGATTTTGAGCGTGACCACAGGCTCATTGAACATGCCATGAACCAGAACACCAAAGAGCTTTTGGCGGCGAACGAAGAGTTACAAAAAACTAATTCCGAACTGGACCGGTTTGTCTACAGCGTATCTCACGATTTGCGGGCTCCAATTGCCTCGGTGCTGGGACTTATTCAGATCACTAAAAATGAAAATGATCCGGAGATACGGCAACAGTACTTTATGCTCATGGAAAGCAGCCTGAAGCGCTTAGACAGTTTTATCCATGATATCATTGACTATTCGCGCAACAACAGAACTGACAGCAGGCCCGTACAGATCAGTTTTGAAGAGCTTACCGAAGATGTTGCCTCCAGTTTGCGTTATATGCCCGATGCTGCTACCATTGAGCTTATCAAAGACTTTTCAGAAGAAATCCCTTTCTATACCGACCGGCAACGACTAAAAGTAATCTTAACGAATCTCTTTAGTAATGCAGTGTGCTATTACAACCCCCGTCAGCCCAAACCCCACATCATCATAAAGGTAAGCACAACCAAAGAGAGTGCCTCCATAGAAGTTTCAGACAATGGCATTGGCATTGAGGAAGAGTACTTACCGAGGATTTTCGATATGTTCTTTCGGGCGCATCAGGAGTCGAAAGGCAGCGGATTGGGCTTGTATATTGTAAAAGAAACGGTAACAAAGCTGGGTGGCAGCATCAGGGTAGATTCAACTTTTAGGAAAGGCACCAGCTTTAGCATTAGCCTGCCCAATAAGAAGCCGGCTTAA
- a CDS encoding peptidase M1 membrane alanine aminopeptidase (COG0308 Aminopeptidase N) — MQKPFLITSLLCLLQVIATAQPDRWQQRAEYTMAVEMDVSTNRYTGTQKLVYHNNSPDTLNRVFYHLYFNAFQPGSEMDWRSRTIDDPDPRVGSRINELKPNEIGYLRAQSLEQDGNKVEFTEEGTILVVNLARPLLPGTSTTLDMRFEGQVPLQIRRSGRDSNEGIRYTMTQWYPKLAEYDYEGWHPNAYIGREFYGVWGDFDVKITLDGSYTVGATGYLQNPQNIGHGYAPGTKQPKLKKGQKLTWHFVAPNVHDFAWAADPDYVHDMVQVPNGPMLHFFYQNDPAYAGIWKQMQPYAVEAFQVMNRDFGVYPYEQYSFIQGGDGGMEYPMATMITGNRNLNSLVGVAVHEAVHSWYQMVLGTNESLYAWMDEGFTSYASSHVMNIIFDQNKENPHLASIQSYIGLARSNQQEPLTTHADRYKRNRTYSINSYSKGAVLLSQLSYVMGHEQMMEGMRRYYNTWKFKHPNPTDFKRVMEKTADLELDWLFLEWVGTTNTIDYAIRAVEAAEDGNTRIRLQRIGELPMPVDLVVTYADGSKELIYIPLRMMWGEKEEDLGLKRTLAADWPWVYNTYDLSISKPVNEIRQLEIDPSGRLADIDQSNNKWSVPANSSPQQPKAP; from the coding sequence ATGCAGAAACCTTTTCTGATTACTTCGCTGCTATGCCTGCTGCAGGTAATTGCAACGGCACAACCCGATCGCTGGCAGCAACGGGCAGAGTATACAATGGCAGTAGAAATGGATGTTTCTACCAACCGCTACACAGGTACACAAAAGCTGGTGTACCACAACAACTCACCCGATACACTGAACAGGGTTTTTTACCACCTCTACTTCAATGCTTTTCAGCCGGGTAGCGAAATGGATTGGCGCTCCCGCACCATAGATGACCCCGACCCACGTGTTGGCAGCCGCATTAATGAGCTAAAGCCAAATGAAATAGGTTATCTGCGGGCACAATCGCTGGAGCAGGATGGTAATAAAGTTGAATTTACGGAAGAGGGAACCATTCTGGTGGTAAACCTGGCCAGGCCGCTGTTGCCAGGTACCAGTACTACCCTGGATATGCGCTTTGAAGGGCAGGTGCCCCTGCAAATTCGCCGTTCCGGCCGCGATAGCAACGAAGGTATTCGCTATACCATGACCCAGTGGTACCCTAAGCTGGCAGAGTACGATTACGAAGGCTGGCACCCTAACGCATATATAGGCCGTGAGTTTTACGGCGTGTGGGGCGACTTTGATGTGAAAATAACCCTCGATGGCAGCTATACCGTAGGAGCCACCGGTTACCTGCAAAATCCGCAGAATATAGGCCATGGTTATGCTCCGGGTACAAAGCAGCCTAAACTTAAAAAGGGGCAAAAGTTAACCTGGCATTTTGTTGCACCCAATGTACATGACTTTGCCTGGGCGGCAGATCCGGATTATGTACATGATATGGTGCAGGTGCCAAATGGTCCCATGCTGCATTTCTTCTATCAGAACGATCCGGCCTATGCCGGTATCTGGAAACAAATGCAGCCTTATGCTGTAGAGGCTTTTCAGGTTATGAACCGCGATTTTGGTGTTTATCCCTACGAGCAGTACTCCTTTATACAGGGCGGCGATGGGGGCATGGAATATCCCATGGCAACCATGATTACCGGCAATAGAAATCTGAATAGCCTGGTAGGTGTTGCCGTGCACGAGGCAGTACACAGCTGGTACCAGATGGTGCTGGGAACCAACGAAAGTCTCTATGCCTGGATGGACGAAGGTTTTACCTCCTATGCTTCCAGTCATGTGATGAACATCATCTTTGATCAGAATAAGGAAAACCCGCACCTGGCAAGCATACAATCTTATATTGGCCTGGCCAGAAGCAACCAGCAGGAGCCACTCACCACCCATGCCGACCGCTACAAAAGAAACCGCACCTACAGCATTAACTCATACTCCAAAGGTGCTGTACTCCTAAGCCAGCTAAGCTATGTAATGGGCCATGAGCAAATGATGGAGGGCATGCGCCGCTACTACAACACCTGGAAATTTAAACACCCGAACCCTACAGACTTTAAGCGGGTAATGGAAAAAACAGCTGACCTGGAGCTCGACTGGCTTTTTCTGGAGTGGGTAGGCACAACAAATACAATTGATTATGCCATTCGTGCTGTAGAAGCTGCCGAAGATGGTAATACCCGCATACGCCTGCAGCGTATTGGCGAACTGCCCATGCCTGTAGATTTGGTAGTAACTTATGCCGACGGAAGCAAAGAACTTATCTATATTCCGCTGCGAATGATGTGGGGAGAGAAAGAAGAAGACCTGGGGCTAAAGCGTACGCTGGCAGCAGACTGGCCATGGGTATATAATACCTACGACTTAAGCATTAGCAAGCCGGTTAATGAAATACGGCAACTGGAAATTGATCCCAGCGGCCGGCTGGCAGATATTGACCAAAGCAATAATAAGTGGTCAGTACCTGCAAACAGCAGCCCCCAACAACCTAAAGCGCCTTAA
- a CDS encoding Acetyl-CoA carboxylase, biotin carboxylase (COG3533 Uncharacterized protein conserved in bacteria), with protein sequence MRRKGAVLDRLLQNLLVLSVLLGPGISYVHAQTQSVQPFPLSAVKLLNSPFKQAEQTDLAYMLSLEPDRLLAPFLREAGLTPKAESYGNWEGTGLDGHTGGHYLTALSLMYASTGNEEVQQRLNYMLAELKRAQDKNGGGYIGGIPGGEAMWREVASGKIEADNFSLNGKWVPWYNIHKLYAGLRDAYTYTGNQQAREMLIKLTDWSLALVSGLSHEQIQQMLIAEHGGMNEIFADVAAITGDPKYIELARKFSHEKVLEPLLAEQDKLTGMHANTQIPKVIGFKRVAEVAGDQDWQDASRFFWETVVHNRSVAIGGNSVREHFHPADDFTPMITDREGPETCNTYNMLKLSKMLYQSSSVLEYIDFYERALYNHILSSQHPTEGGFVYFTPMRPQHYRVYSQPENNFWCCVGSGLENHAKYGELIYAQGKDALYVNLFIPSQLDWQERELTLKQETRFPEEEQTLITITKARPGTFTLKVRYPEWVAAGAMKVWVNDKETPVTAAPGSYVDISRRWKQGDKIRILLPMHTELEQLPDGSPYYAIVHGPLVLAAKTGTKELEGLFADESRMGHIASGELYPLQEAPLFVSADKEVVSKIKPVAGKALTFTAADLIHQPEYKNLELLPFFRVHDARYVLYWQLVTPRQLDSIQQKTLAEEMAKMALEKQTIDQVAPGEQQPESDHFFEAEGKTESGVHQNRHWRHSSGWFSYRLKDANKEAARLRVTYYGLDKDRTFDILINNTKIATVKLDGSQGDQFYTVDYPIPASVVKNAPDNTLVTKFVAHEGSVAGGIYHVRLMKKD encoded by the coding sequence ATGAGAAGAAAAGGAGCAGTTTTAGATCGCTTGCTGCAAAACCTGCTGGTTTTGTCAGTACTGTTGGGACCTGGGATTTCTTATGTCCATGCCCAGACACAGTCTGTTCAGCCATTTCCTCTTTCTGCGGTAAAGCTGCTGAACAGCCCCTTTAAGCAGGCGGAGCAAACGGATCTGGCATATATGCTGTCTCTGGAGCCTGACAGGCTTTTAGCGCCATTTCTGCGCGAAGCTGGCTTAACCCCAAAAGCCGAAAGTTACGGTAACTGGGAAGGTACCGGCCTGGATGGCCATACCGGCGGCCATTACCTGACGGCTCTCTCACTCATGTATGCCTCTACCGGCAATGAGGAAGTGCAGCAGCGCCTGAATTATATGCTGGCAGAGTTGAAAAGAGCACAGGATAAAAATGGTGGGGGATACATTGGCGGTATTCCGGGAGGCGAAGCCATGTGGAGGGAGGTAGCCAGTGGCAAAATCGAAGCCGATAACTTTTCACTGAATGGCAAATGGGTACCCTGGTATAACATTCATAAGCTCTATGCCGGCCTGCGCGACGCCTATACTTATACCGGCAACCAGCAGGCCAGGGAAATGCTCATTAAGCTGACCGACTGGAGCCTGGCGCTGGTATCAGGTTTAAGCCATGAGCAGATTCAGCAAATGCTCATTGCAGAGCATGGCGGCATGAATGAGATCTTTGCAGATGTAGCTGCTATTACCGGCGATCCTAAATACATTGAACTGGCCCGCAAATTTTCGCACGAAAAAGTGCTGGAGCCACTGCTGGCAGAGCAGGATAAACTCACGGGCATGCATGCCAACACCCAGATACCAAAGGTCATTGGTTTTAAGCGAGTGGCAGAGGTAGCGGGCGATCAGGACTGGCAGGATGCCTCCCGATTTTTCTGGGAAACTGTTGTGCATAACCGCTCGGTGGCCATTGGCGGCAATAGTGTGCGGGAGCATTTCCATCCTGCAGATGATTTTACTCCCATGATCACAGACCGGGAGGGACCCGAAACCTGCAACACTTATAACATGCTCAAGCTCTCTAAAATGCTGTACCAATCCAGCAGCGTACTGGAGTACATAGATTTTTACGAGCGGGCACTTTACAACCACATCCTTTCTTCGCAGCACCCCACAGAGGGAGGATTCGTTTATTTCACCCCCATGCGCCCGCAGCACTACCGGGTCTATTCACAGCCCGAAAATAATTTCTGGTGCTGCGTTGGTTCCGGGCTGGAAAACCATGCCAAGTACGGTGAGCTGATCTATGCCCAGGGTAAGGATGCCCTGTATGTGAATCTCTTCATTCCATCGCAGCTGGACTGGCAGGAACGTGAGCTGACCCTGAAGCAGGAAACCCGCTTTCCCGAAGAAGAACAAACACTCATCACAATTACAAAAGCCCGCCCAGGCACATTTACCTTAAAAGTACGGTACCCGGAATGGGTAGCCGCAGGGGCTATGAAGGTCTGGGTGAATGATAAGGAAACACCCGTTACTGCAGCGCCAGGCTCATATGTAGACATCAGCAGAAGGTGGAAACAGGGCGACAAGATCAGGATTTTGCTGCCCATGCATACAGAGCTGGAACAGCTGCCCGACGGCTCGCCCTACTATGCCATTGTACACGGGCCGCTGGTACTGGCCGCAAAAACGGGTACAAAAGAGCTGGAAGGGCTTTTTGCCGACGAAAGCCGCATGGGCCACATTGCCAGCGGAGAACTATACCCCCTGCAGGAGGCGCCTCTTTTTGTAAGTGCTGATAAAGAGGTGGTATCAAAAATCAAACCCGTAGCGGGTAAAGCCCTTACTTTCACAGCTGCCGATCTTATTCACCAGCCAGAATATAAAAATCTCGAACTCTTGCCTTTTTTCAGGGTACATGACGCACGCTATGTACTGTACTGGCAGTTGGTTACTCCCCGGCAGCTCGATAGCATTCAGCAGAAAACCCTGGCGGAGGAAATGGCAAAGATGGCACTGGAGAAACAGACAATAGACCAGGTGGCTCCCGGAGAGCAACAACCTGAATCAGACCATTTCTTTGAAGCAGAAGGAAAGACTGAAAGCGGTGTACACCAGAACCGGCACTGGCGGCATTCCAGCGGCTGGTTCAGCTACCGGCTGAAGGATGCCAACAAAGAGGCGGCCAGGCTGCGTGTTACCTACTACGGCCTCGATAAAGACCGTACTTTTGATATCCTGATCAATAACACAAAAATAGCAACTGTAAAGCTGGATGGTAGCCAGGGAGACCAGTTCTATACGGTAGATTATCCTATTCCTGCTTCGGTCGTAAAAAATGCACCGGATAATACCTTGGTTACTAAATTTGTTGCCCATGAGGGCTCCGTAGCCGGAGGAATTTACCATGTGCGTTTGATGAAAAAAGATTAG
- a CDS encoding glycosyl hydrolase, whose amino-acid sequence MQHHYKNIFLGLCIAAGAAGFSACAANADTAVATATTADGEVKEVKRAGNPVITHKFTADPAAIVHDDKVYLYAGHDEAPDDFHFYRMNEWLVFSSEDMVNWEEHPVPLKVSDFSWAKADAWAAHVVEKGDKFYWYVTVTHDSVPGKAIGVAVADSPTGPFRDARGTALITNDMTKHTEIDWDDIDPAVFIDDDGQAYIFWGNTVMHYAKLKDNMIELDGPIHKIEGLPHFTEAPWVHKKDDWYYLTYAYQFPEKTAYAMSRSIEGPWEYKGILNELAGNSNTNHQAILDFKGNSYFIYHTGGIQPNGGSFRRSVAIDRLYYNPDGTLKRVVMTTEGVEQVQ is encoded by the coding sequence ATGCAGCATCACTATAAAAATATATTCCTGGGCCTGTGCATAGCTGCCGGGGCAGCAGGTTTCAGTGCCTGCGCTGCCAATGCAGATACAGCTGTGGCCACAGCTACTACTGCCGATGGAGAAGTTAAAGAAGTAAAGCGGGCGGGCAATCCTGTTATCACCCACAAGTTCACGGCCGATCCGGCAGCAATTGTGCATGATGATAAGGTGTACCTCTATGCCGGCCATGACGAAGCGCCAGATGATTTTCATTTTTATAGAATGAATGAGTGGCTGGTGTTCTCTTCTGAAGATATGGTAAACTGGGAAGAGCATCCAGTGCCACTAAAGGTAAGCGATTTTTCCTGGGCTAAAGCTGATGCGTGGGCGGCGCATGTGGTGGAAAAAGGGGACAAATTCTACTGGTATGTAACAGTTACGCATGACAGTGTTCCCGGAAAGGCCATTGGTGTGGCCGTAGCCGATAGTCCAACAGGCCCATTCAGGGATGCCCGCGGCACTGCCCTCATTACCAACGACATGACCAAACACACTGAGATTGACTGGGATGATATTGATCCTGCCGTATTTATTGATGATGACGGACAGGCCTATATTTTCTGGGGTAACACTGTAATGCATTATGCAAAGCTGAAAGATAATATGATTGAGCTGGATGGGCCAATCCATAAAATAGAGGGGCTGCCCCATTTTACCGAAGCACCCTGGGTGCACAAAAAGGATGATTGGTACTACCTTACCTACGCCTACCAGTTTCCGGAAAAAACTGCCTATGCCATGAGCCGCAGCATTGAAGGTCCGTGGGAGTACAAAGGGATCCTTAACGAGCTGGCGGGTAATTCCAATACCAACCATCAGGCAATTCTTGATTTTAAAGGCAACTCCTACTTCATTTACCACACCGGGGGCATCCAGCCAAATGGTGGCAGTTTCCGCCGCTCGGTAGCCATCGACAGGCTTTACTACAATCCTGATGGTACCCTGAAACGTGTGGTAATGACCACAGAAGGGGTAGAGCAGGTGCAGTAG